In one Lolium rigidum isolate FL_2022 chromosome 3, APGP_CSIRO_Lrig_0.1, whole genome shotgun sequence genomic region, the following are encoded:
- the LOC124699604 gene encoding protein NRT1/ PTR FAMILY 4.4-like, translated as MDVESSRQQGPKGDSNSIAAASEVFVDWRGRPCEPQKHGGMKAAVFVLGIQAFEIMAIAAVGNNLITYVFNEMHFPLSKSANIVTNFIGTVFLLSLLGGFLSDSYLGSFWTMLIFGFVELSGFILLAVQAHLPQLRPPACNMMAAASSSAEQCEEVGGVKAGIFFAALYLVALGSGCLKPNIIAHGADQFRRRGGDDGKRLSSYFNAAYFSFCVGEMVALTLLVWVQTRSGMDVGFGVSAGAMGIGLVSLVAGVFFYRNKPPQGSICTPIAKVLVAAVTQRKQVCPASTSTVQPFIGTCAREILLDTPSIRRINKFRFLDKACVKAQDGGSNKESVWGLCTAAEVEQVKVLLCVVPIFACTIVFNTILAQLQTFSVQQGSAMDTRLAGSFHVPPASLQAIPYIMLIALVPAYEAVFVPAVRRLTGVSTGITPLQRIGVGLFTVTFSMVAAALVETRRRHTSVSADERVLSIFWIGPQFLVFGLSEMFTAVGLIEFFYKQSLSGMQAFLTSMTYCSYSFGFYLSSVLVSLVNTVTSRNGGDGWLGNNDLDKDRLDLFYWLLAGLSILNFFNFLFWSRWYTNSVETVQVTGVGAYGGEEQD; from the exons ATGGACGTGGAGTCGTCGAGGCAACAAGGTCCTAAGGGGGACTCCAACTCCATTGCTGCGGCCTCCGAGGTCTTTGTTGACTGGAGGGGCAGGCCTTGCGAGCCTCAAAAGCATGGAGGCATGAAAGCTGCTGTGTTTGTCCTAG GGATCCAGGCATTTGAGATCATGGCGATCGCGGCGGTGGGGAATAACCTCATCACCTACGTGTTCAACGAGATGCACTTCCCGCTGTCCAAGTCGGCCAACATCGTCACAAACTTCATCGGCACCgtgttcctcctctccctcctcggcGGCTTCCTCTCCGACTCCTACCTCGGCAGCTTCTGGACCATGCTCATCTTTGGCTTCGTTGAGCTCTCT GGGTTTATACTGCTGGCGGTGCAGGCGCACCTGCCGCAGCTCCGGCCGCCAGCGTGCAACATGATGGCGGCGGCGAGCAGCAGTGCGGAGCAGTGCGAGGAGGTGGGCGGGGTGAAGGCGGGTATCTTCTTCGCGGCACTGTACCTGGTGGCGCTGGGCAGCGGGTGCCTGAAACCCAACATCATCGCGCATGGCGCCGACCAGTTTCGTCGCcggggcggcgacgacggcaagcGGCTCTCCAGCTACTTCAACGCGGCCTACTTCAGCTTCTGCGTGGGCGAGATGGTGGCGCTCACCCTGCTCGTCTGGGTGCAGACGCGGTCTGGAATGGACGTCGGGTTCGGTGTCTCCGCCGGTGCCATGGGGATCGGCCTCGTCAGCCTCGTCGCCGGCGTCTTTTTCTACCGGAACAAGCCGCCTCAGGGCAGCATCTGCACGCCCATAGCAAAG GTCTTGGTCGCCGCGGTAACACAGAGGAAGCAAGTGTGCCCAGCGTCGACATCCACCGTGCAGCCCTTCATCGGCACCTGTGCCCGTGAGATCCTTCTCGACACCCCTAGCATCCGCCGCATCAACAAGTTCAG GTTCTTAGACAAGGCGTGCGTCAAGGCGCAGGACGGTGGCAGTAACAAGGAGAGCGTGTGGGGGCTGTGCACGGCGGCCGAGGTGGAGCAGGTGAAGGTGCTGCTGTGCGTTGTGCCCATCTTCGCCTGCACCATCGTCTTCAACACCATCCTCGCGCAGCTGCAGACCTTCTCGGTGCAGCAGGGTAGCGCCATGGACACCCGCCTGGCCGGCTCCTTCCACGTCCCGCCAGCGTCGCTCCAGGCCATCCCCTACATCATGCTCATCGCGCTCGTCCCGGCGTACGAGGCGGTCTTCGTGCCTGCCGTACGCCGCCTGACGGGAGTCAGCACCGGCATCACACCGCTCCAGCGGATCGGGGTCGGCCTCTTCACCGTCACCTTCTCCATGGTGGCGGCCGCGCTCGTCGAgacccgccgccgccacacgtCCGTCTCTGCAGACGAGAGAGTGCTCTCCATCTTCTGGATCGGGCCGCAGTTCCTGGTGTTCGGGTTGTCGGAGATGTTCACAGCCGTGGGGCTCATCGAGTTCTTCTACAAGCAGTCGCTCTCCGGCATGCAGGCCTTCCTTACCTCCATGACCTACTGCTCCTACTCTTTCGGCTTCTACCTCAGCTCCGTGCTGGTGTCGCTCGTCAACACGGTGACCTCGAGGAACGGCGGCGATGGCTGGCTCGGCAACAATGACCTCGACAAGGACAGGCTCGACCTCTTCTACTGGCTCCTCGCCGGGCTCAGCATCCTTAACTTCTTCAACTTCCTCTTCTGGTCGAGGTGGTACACCAACAGCGTCGAGACGGTGCAGGTAACCGGCGTTGGAGCCTATGGTGGTGAAGAGCAGGATTAG